Proteins from one Juglans microcarpa x Juglans regia isolate MS1-56 chromosome 1S, Jm3101_v1.0, whole genome shotgun sequence genomic window:
- the LOC121246516 gene encoding protein JINGUBANG-like produces the protein MSRGHHIFFEEGTKRGRKFDKLKNSDLDDHRKEEAGDRCINITRRRSSNIASAASDSEIYNPAAPNYDASNSLMVLEDRCTFEPASTSNSPFSKSPWSCHMSPRPHDPSSTDASGNALLGMLVRKEGPIYSMAATGDLLYTGSDSKNIRVWKNHQEFSAFKADCGLVKAIAIAGRRVFTGHKDGGIRVWKVSKKNESVYKRVGTLPTMGDYIKSSMKPKKYAEVRHHHSVVWIKHYDAVSCLSLSEDRSLLYSASWDKTFKVWRISDSKCLESVTAHDDDVNSLVAGFDGLVFTGSADGTIKVWRREIQGKGTKHFFSQTLLKQECAVTALAINPKSTIVYSGSSDGLVNYWERESSLSHGGVLKSHRLAVLCIATAGDLVFSGSADLVICAWKRTSAGEHTCLSVFTGHTGPIKCLAVEKDMESKSSDEQRWILYSGGLDESVRVWKLSEQAPNNIAQYNQQHNSTTGAPILSSALSFSTRGRSSPVIR, from the coding sequence ATGTCAAGAGGGCACCATATATTCTTCGAAGAGGGAACCAAACGTGGGCGCAAATTTGACAAGCTAAAGAACTCGGATTTGGATGATCATCGTAAGGAGGAGGCTGGCGATCGCTGCATTAATATTACTCGTCGGCGCAGCAGCAATATTGCTTCGGCGGCATCGGATTCGGAGATTTATAATCCAGCAGCGCCTAATTATGACGCGAGCAATTCTCTAATGGTGTTGGAAGACCGTTGTACTTTCGAGCCAGCTTCGACGTCGAATTCTCCTTTCTCCAAGTCGCCATGGTCATGCCACATGAGTCCTCGACCTCATGATCCTTCGTCGACCGATGCATCCGGAAACGCACTCCTCGGCATGCTGGTCCGCAAAGAAGGCCCTATCTACTCGATGGCCGCCACGGGGGACTTGCTGTATACTGGGTCCGACAGCAAGAACATTCGGGTTTGGAAGAATCATCAAGAGTTTTCTGCGTTCAAAGCGGACTGCGGTTTGGTTAAAGCAATAGCAATTGCTGGGCGCAGAGTCTTTACGGGTCATAAAGACGGAGGGATTCGAGTTTGGAAGGtgtcaaagaaaaatgaaagcgTTTACAAGCGTGTAGGGACGCTACCAACCATGGGAGATTACATCAAAAGCTCGATGAAACCCAAGAAATACGCAGAAGTGAGGCATCATCATAGCGTGGTGTGGATCAAGCACTACGATGCCGTCTCGTGCCTTAGCTTGAGCGAAGATAGATCTTTGCTTTATTCAGCTTCCTGGGATAAAACCTTTAAAGTTTGGCGAATCTCAGACTCCAAGTGCTTGGAATCTGTCACTgctcatgatgatgatgtgaaTTCCTTGGTTGCGGGTTTTGACGGCTTGGTATTCACTGGCTCTGCTGATGGTACTATCAAGGTTTGGCGGAGAGAAATACAAGGCAAGGGAACGAAGCATTTCTTCTCTCAAACATTGTTAAAGCAAGAGTGTGCGGTGACAGCATTGGCCATTAACCCTAAATCCACTATTGTTTACAGTGGATCATCGGACGGGCTTGTTAACTACTGGGAGCGCGAAAGCTCTCTGTCTCACGGGGGAGTTTTGAAAAGCCATAGATTGGCAGTGTTATGCATAGCCACGGCTGGGGACCTAGTGTTTAGCGGATCCGCGGACCTGGTAATATGCGCGTGGAAGAGAACGTCGGCGGGAGAGCACACTTGCTTGTCGGTGTTTACGGGCCACACCGGGCCGATCAAGTGCTTGGCAGTGGAAAAGGATATGGAATCCAAGTCATCGGACGAGCAGCGGTGGATTCTTTACAGTGGCGGTTTGGACGAGTCCGTGAGGGTGTGGAAGCTTTCGGAGCAAGCGCCAAACAACATAGCACAGTACAATCAACAGCACAACAGTACTACCGGCGCGCCGATTTTGAGCTCAGCTTTAAGCTTCTCCACTCGTGGACGATCGAGCCCAGTAATACGTTAG